The genomic DNA AAGGAATCCGTCAACAAGATAGGCGACCTCGCCGGTCCGGCTGCCGCGGATATGAATACCGGTGTTTGAATTGTGATTCTCTACTACACCGGCCACTGTCGTCATTATATCCTGATAAGAGTTGACCGGCATGTTTTGGATCTCCTCGGCAAGAACCGTGGATGTGGTGGCTGTCTCATCCTTTACGATCACCGGTCGTTCAGCCGTGATGATGACCTCTTCCCCTTCAATTGCTGTCTGCTCCAGTTTAATATCGGCGGTAGTGGTATGATCGGCCAGGACTGTAACATCGACCATTTCCACTGTTTTGAAACCGATCATACTGGCGATAACGGTGTATTTACCGCCGCGTACATTAAGGATTGTGTAGTTGCCGCTAGCATCGGTGGCGGCGCCCAGCGGTGTGTTCTTGAGTAAGACGTTGACACCTACGAGGGGTTCACCTGTGGCGGAGTTTACTACGATACCCGTGATCTTCCCGGTGACACCTGCCGTCAAAGGTACAGCGGTGGTAAAAATGAAAAGAGAGAGCAGGATAGCTTTAGTTGTCTTCATGAAGATCCTTCCCGAGAAACAACGCAGTGGTATCTTCTTGAGTTTACATTGCCATTAGCTATCTGTCAAGGTTAAAAGGAAGTGTCCCGCTATTTACCACTTTAATAGGGAGTCAGCATTGGTTACATTCATGTCAGTAAATCAGGAAACTCTATGCGGGGTCGAATCCTTTACTATCCATTATTGCTCTCTACGTTTTCCGTCTCCCTTTCGGCGGACGCCTTTAACGTGGATGTGGACTTAGCCCAGTTTCGCTACCAGGGCGATGCCAACTATCTAGAGATTTACTATGCGTTTGATGAAACCCAGATCAGCTACAGCCAGGGTGACGAAGCGTTTGAAGGGGGGATAATACTCCACGTTACTGTTCAAAAAGCGGAAGAGGAGTCCGCGGCTGTCGATAATGTCTGGCAGATTCCTCACACCGTCCCTGACACTGTTTTCCGGAGCGGAGGTAATTCGGTGGTAGGTGTGGTGGGACTCACCATTCCAGTTGATGTGCAGACTTTAACTGTTGAAAGTATCGATATGAACCAGCACGCCAACCGCTCTGAAACCGCTCTTGAGATTGAGCGCAAGACTTTCCATTCCTCAGAGACAACCTTAAGCGATATCGAACTTTGTTCATCTGTGCGCCGTGCCGCCAGTCCTACGGGAAGCATCTTCTATAAGAATTCTCTTGAGGTAGTGCCAAATCCAGGCCGGGTCTATGGTGATGATCTTCCTTCCCTCAACTATTACATTGAAGCGTACAATCTCCTGACTGACTCTCGCGGTGGTCTTTATCACACAAAAGCAGCGGTGATAGACAGACAGGGGAAAGAACTTCTCGTCAAAACTCGGAAGAAACGCCGCACCAGCGAATCGAGCGTTGAGATCGGTTTTCTGAATGTTTCATCTCTCGCGCTAGGAATCTATAACTTTGAGTTCAGTATAACCGACTCAGTTGGGAAAGTTGCTATATCAGCAAAGAAAGAGTTTTATATTCTTGGTGGAGGTCCGCTAGCCGGTCAAATAACGCTGCAAAGGCTGGC from Candidatus Neomarinimicrobiota bacterium includes the following:
- a CDS encoding GWxTD domain-containing protein, whose amino-acid sequence is MRGRILYYPLLLSTFSVSLSADAFNVDVDLAQFRYQGDANYLEIYYAFDETQISYSQGDEAFEGGIILHVTVQKAEEESAAVDNVWQIPHTVPDTVFRSGGNSVVGVVGLTIPVDVQTLTVESIDMNQHANRSETALEIERKTFHSSETTLSDIELCSSVRRAASPTGSIFYKNSLEVVPNPGRVYGDDLPSLNYYIEAYNLLTDSRGGLYHTKAAVIDRQGKELLVKTRKKRRTSESSVEIGFLNVSSLALGIYNFEFSITDSVGKVAISAKKEFYILGGGPLAGQITLQRLAQLMAEVYGTMTPDELNREFSMAEHIASDQEQDYYASLSSAEEKRRFLFEFWERRDPSPGTFENEMKLEYLRRAEYASQAFSTGRKEGWQTDRGRVYIVYGPPDEYDRHAADMAMKPYEIWLYHDLQGGVQFVFGDILGFRDYILIHSTHRDELRDDNWKLQIKEN